A single genomic interval of Gossypium raimondii isolate GPD5lz chromosome 11, ASM2569854v1, whole genome shotgun sequence harbors:
- the LOC105801709 gene encoding thaumatin-like protein, with protein sequence MATMLRSMLTFTLFTLLFSYVSATTITLYNKCPHPVWPGIQPSAGKPLLARGGFKLRPNKAYSMRLPPLWSGRFWGRHGCSFDASGRGRCATGDCGGSLFCNGLGGAPPATLAEITLGQDQDFYDVSLVDGYNIAMSITPFKGSGKCSYAGCVSDLNLMCPVGLQVRSKDNKRVVACKSACFAFNSPRYCCTGTFGNPQSCKPTAYSKIFKAACPKAYSYAYDDPTSIATCTRGNYLVTFCPHRR encoded by the exons ATGGCGACAATGCTGAGATCTATGCTAACTTTCACACTCTTCACGCTTCTTTTCTCCTACGTTTCTG CAACAACAATTACACTCTACAACAAGTGCCCTCACCCAGTGTGGCCAGGTATCCAACCCAGCGCTGGGAAGCCACTTTTAGCTCGCGGTGGCTTTAAACTTCGACCCAACAAGGCCTACTCCATGCGTCTCCCTCCCCTCTGGTCCGGTCGTTTCTGGGGTCGTCACGGCTGCTCCTTCGACGCATCCGGACGCGGCCGTTGCGCTACTGGTGACTGCGGCGGATCCCTCTTCTGTAACGGCCTCGGCGGTGCCCCGCCTGCTACGCTAGCCGAAATCACCCTCGGCCAGGACCAAGATTTCTACGACGTGAGCTTGGTGGATGGCTACAACATAGCAATGTCAATAACCCCATTCAAAGGCTCAGGCAAATGTAGCTACGCTGGGTGTGTGAGTGACTTGAACTTAATGTGCCCCGTTGGTTTACAAGTGAGATCGAAGGATAACAAGCGAGTGGTGGCTTGTAAAAGTGCTTGCTTTGCTTTCAACTCGCCGAGGTATTGCTGCACTGGGACCTTTGGGAACCCCCAGTCATGCAAGCCAACAGCGTATTCGAAGATTTTCAAGGCAGCTTGTCCCAAAGCATATTCCTATGCATACGATGATCCAACCAGCATTGCTACTTGCACCCGCGGCAActatttggtcactttttgccCCCATCGTCGctag
- the LOC105801708 gene encoding probable auxin efflux carrier component 1c, whose protein sequence is MISITDFYHVMTAMVPLYVAMVLAYGSVKWWKIFTPDQCSGINRFVALFAVPLLSFHFIASNDPYSMNFRFIAADTLQKLIVLAVLAVWTKVSKRGCLEWTITLFSLSTLPNTLVMGIPLLKGMYGDFSGSLMVQIVVLQCIIWYTLMLFLFEYRAAKMLISEQFPGTAGSIVSIHVDSDVVSLDGRQPIETEAEIKEDGKLHVTVRKSNASRSDIFSRRSHGFTSTTPRPSNLTNAEIYSLQSSRNPTPRGSSFNHTDFYSMMAGGRNSNFGSADVYGLSASRGPTPRPSNYEEDGAAAGKPRFHYQAPGGGGGGGGATHYPVPNPGMFSPTGSKPLGGGNANANAKRPNGHPQQKSEDGGRDLPVFVWSSSASPVSDVFGGTGHDYGAADQKDVRLAVSPGKVEGHRENREEYMEREDLSFAKGGMNGEMNKHEGDKLGDGNGKPNTMPPTSVMTRLILIMVWRKLIRNPNTYSSLIGLTWSLISFRWNVEMPAIIAKSISILSDAGLGMAMFSLGLFMALQPRIIACGNSVAAFAMAVRFLTGPAVMAAASIAVGLRGVLLRVAIVQAALPQGIVPFVFAKEYSLHPDILSTAVIFGMLIALPITLVYYILLGI, encoded by the exons ATGATCTCCATTACAGATTTCTACCATGTCATGACTGCCATGGTTCCACTTTACGTGGCCATGGTTTTAGCTTATGGCTCGGTGAAATGGTGGAAGATTTTCACTCCTGATCAGTGTTCAGGCATCAACCGTTTTGTTGCTCTCTTTGCTGTCCCTCTCCTTTCTTTTCACTTCATCGCTTCTAATGACCCTTATTCTATGAACTTTCGTTTCATAGCTGCTGATACACTTCAAAAACTTATAGTTCTTGCAGTACTTGCTGTTTGGACCAAGGTCAGTAAAAGAGGTTGTTTGGAATGGACCATTACCCTTTTTTCACTTTCTACTCTTCCAAACACTTTGGTTATGGGTATTCCTTTACTTAAAGGAATGTATGGGGATTTTTCAGGGAGTTTAATGGTGCAAATAGTTGTTCTTCAATGTATTATTTGGTACACTTTGATGCTTTTCTTGTTTGAATATAGAGCGGCTAAAATGCTTATCTCTGAGCAATTTCCCGGCACAGCAGGCTCTATTGTTTCTATCCATGTTGATTCAGATGTCGTGTCGCTTGATGGTCGACAACCTATTGAAACCGAAGCTGAGATTAAAGAAGATGGTAAGCTTCATGTTACTGTCAGAAAATCCAATGCTTCAAGATCAGATATTTTCTCAAGAAGGTCCCATGGTTTTACATCTACAACTCCACGTCCTTCGAATCTAACCAATGCTGAGATATACTCTTTGCAATCATCGAGGAACCCAACACCAAGAGGCTCGAGCTTTAACCACACTGATTTTTATTCCATGATGGCTGGGGGACGCAATTCAAATTTCGGTTCTGCAGATGTTTATGGTTTGTCTGCTTCGCGTGGACCCACTCCGAGACCATCCAACTATGAAGAGGATGGTGCAGCCGCTGGTAAACCGAGGTTCCATTACCAAGCACCAGGCGGTGGTGGCGGTGGTGGCGGTGCAACCCATTATCCGGTTCCTAATCCTGGTATGTTTTCGCCGACTGGTTCTAAACCCCTCGGTGGTggtaatgcaaatgcaaatgcaaagagGCCTAATGGTCATCCCCAACAAAAGTCTGAAGATGGTGGTAGGGATCTTCCAGTGTTTGTTTGGAGTTCTAGCGCTTCTCCTGTTTCCGATGTCTTTGGCGGCACCGGCCATGATTACGGCGCTGCCGACCAGAAAGATGTTAGATTGGCTGTCTCCCCAGGGAAAG TTGAAGGGCATAGAGAGAACCGTGAAGAGTACATGGAAAGAGAAGACTTGAGCTTCGCTAAAGGAGGAATGAACGGAGAAATGAACAAACACGAAGGTGACAAGTTGGGGGATGGCAATGGCAAGCCCAATACAATGCCTCCGACAAGTGTAATGACAAGGCTGATACTGATCATGGTCTGGAGAAAGCTTATAAGGAATCCCAACACCTATTCAAGCTTGATAGGTCTCACTTGGTCTTTAATCTCGTTCAG GTGGAATGTAGAAATGCCAGCGATTATAGCAAAGTCCATTTCAATTCTGTCAGATGCAGGACTTGGCATGGCCATGTTCAGTCTCG GTCTGTTCATGGCATTGCAACCAAGGATCATAGCATGTGGGAATTCGGTTGCAGCTTTTGCAATGGCCGTGAGATTCCTTACAGGTCCAGCTGTCATGGCAGCCGCTTCCATTGCTGTTGGTCTCCGTGGCGTTCTCTTACGGGTTGCCATTGTCCAG gCAGCTCTTCCTCAAGGAATAGTACCCTTTGTCTTTGCAAAGGAATACAGCCTGCACCCTGATATTCTCAGCACAGC TGTAATCTTTGGGATGCTAATAGCTTTGCCCATAACACTTGTCTACTATATATTATTGGGGATATAA
- the LOC105801711 gene encoding ras-related protein RABA6b, translated as MYVCMADSYDEECDYLFKAVLIGDSAVGKSNLLSRFAKDEFRLDSKPTIGVEFAYRNVKIGDRVIKAQIWDTAGQERFRAITSSYYRGALGALLVYDITRRTTFQNVKKWMHELREFGNLEMVIVLVGNKSDLSESRQVSEEEGKKIAEMEGLFFMETSALRNLNVEEAFLRMIYKIHETTMSQKCLDVNMKESNVVGAGKEIITIDEVTATKHSNNCCYR; from the exons atgtatgtatgtatggcAGATTCATATGACGAAGAGTGTGATTACCTGTTTAAGGCAGTGTTGATCGGTGATTCTGCAGTTGGAAAATCGAATCTCCTCTCAAGGTTTGCTAAAGATGAATTCCGACTGGATTCCAAGCCTACTATAGGCGTTGAATTTGCTTATCGGAATGTTAAGATTGGCGACAGAGTTATTAAAGCTCAAATATGGGATACAGCCGGCCAAGAAAG GTTTAGAGCAATTACAAGTTCATACTATAGGGGAGCATTGGGGGCATTGTTAGTGTACGATATAACCCGAAGAACAACGTTCCAAAACGTGAAGAAATGGATGCATGAGCTAAGAGAATTTGGAAATTTGGAAATGGTGATTGTGCTTGTTGGGAACAAATCGGATTTGAGTGAGTCCAGGCAAGTAAGCgaagaagaaggaaagaaaatagcAGAGATGGAAGGTTTATTTTTCATGGAAACATCTGCTTTACGAAATTTGAACGTGGAAGAAGCGTTTTTAAGAATGATCTACAAAATTCATGAAACCACAATGAGTCAGAAATGTTTAGATGTTAATATGAAAGAATCAAATGTTGTTGGGGCTGGAAAAGAAATAATCACCATTGATGAAGTCACTGCTACTAAACACTCAAATAATTGTTGTTACAGGTGA
- the LOC105801710 gene encoding probable calcium-binding protein CML27 yields the protein MDPIQKVFNQFDKNKDGKISVSELDEVLKALGCSSPEEEIKRVMEELDVDKDGFINLSEFINLCSSSFDTANAETELHEAFDLYDQDKNGLISAEELHLVLNRLGMTCSVEKAVKMVASVDADHDGNINFEEFRKMMSDSKAGNEE from the coding sequence ATGGATCCAATCCAGAAAGTTTTCAACCAATTCGACAAAAACAAGGACGGCAAGATCTCTGTATCGGAGCTCGACGAGGTTTTGAAAGCGTTGGGTTGCTCCTCCCCTGAGGAGGAAATCAAACGTGTCATGGAAGAACTCGACGTCGACAAAGACGGATTCATCAACCTCTCCGAGTTCATCAACCTCTGTAGTTCCTCTTTCGACACCGCCAACGCTGAAACGGAGCTTCATGAGGCCTTCGATTTGTATGATCAGGATAAGAACGGCTTGATCTCGGCGGAAGAGTTGCATCTGGTTTTGAATCGGTTGGGGATGACGTGTTCGGTTGAGAAAGCTGTTAAGATGGTCGCTAGTGTTGATGCGGATCATGATGGGAATATTAATTTCGAGGAGTTCCGGAAGATGATGAGTGATTCGAAGGCGGGTAATGAGGAATGA